A genomic stretch from Desulfobacterales bacterium includes:
- a CDS encoding biotin--[acetyl-CoA-carboxylase] ligase: MEYKAEDRCHNAIFGLFYSPNNVLTGELKLNGKAELTGFECRKQKAFAPENNMPLSYRQVGSSPDALMLVTAKTCASSMDLAWRLAGENRFPEWASVLVSAQTAGRGQFQRHWHSPPGNVYGSLRVPAMRPVWGNLFSLLLAKSMAEILKGLGLAPAIKWPNDLLVGGKKVGGILIEAKSDIVIAGLGLNLISAPRTSALHSPLAPAAGCLQEFGVTCSPLDLWVPFVRHLRSQVTETLLHGNPEQFVGNLRPHLAYIGERILLDAFGEAERPVIFQGITADGAITVQTTEGERIFRSGSMYPVA; this comes from the coding sequence ATGGAATATAAGGCCGAAGATCGTTGTCATAACGCGATTTTCGGCCTTTTTTATTCTCCGAATAATGTTTTGACGGGGGAACTAAAATTGAACGGAAAGGCCGAGTTAACCGGTTTTGAATGCCGGAAACAAAAGGCATTTGCACCGGAAAACAACATGCCGCTCAGTTATCGACAGGTGGGAAGCAGCCCTGACGCGCTGATGCTGGTGACGGCGAAGACGTGCGCTTCCAGCATGGATTTGGCGTGGCGTCTGGCGGGGGAAAACCGGTTCCCGGAGTGGGCGTCCGTTCTCGTGTCAGCCCAAACCGCGGGACGCGGGCAATTTCAGCGGCACTGGCATTCTCCGCCAGGGAATGTGTATGGCTCTTTGCGGGTTCCTGCAATGAGGCCGGTTTGGGGAAATCTGTTTTCATTGCTGCTGGCCAAGTCGATGGCTGAAATTTTAAAAGGGCTCGGCTTGGCGCCCGCCATTAAATGGCCCAATGATCTTCTCGTCGGCGGGAAAAAAGTCGGCGGTATTCTGATAGAGGCAAAATCGGACATCGTCATCGCCGGCCTCGGGCTGAACCTGATCTCGGCACCGCGCACCAGTGCGCTGCATTCTCCGCTTGCCCCGGCAGCGGGCTGTCTGCAGGAATTCGGTGTGACGTGTTCACCGTTGGACCTATGGGTACCCTTTGTCCGCCACCTTCGATCGCAGGTGACGGAAACCCTTTTGCACGGGAATCCGGAACAATTTGTCGGCAACCTGAGGCCCCATCTGGCCTATATCGGCGAGCGCATTCTGCTGGATGCCTTCGGCGAGGCGGAGCGGCCGGTGATTTTTCAGGGGATCACCGCCGATGGCGCCATTACCGTGCAAACCACCGAAGGAGAACGAATTTTTCGTTCAGGCAGTATGTATCCGGTGGCATGA
- a CDS encoding pyruvate carboxylase produces the protein MIKTFEQIAAEIRGKKILVANRGITARRIIRSIREVFHAVPVLTVTDADKTAPFTAGAQELILLGENPRAYLGIDRIIALAKKQGVAAIHPGWGFASEDAGFPQKCHDADLLFIGPTADAMRLLGNKVKVRELARNIGIPVVPGSPGAVSIAEARKVAMDMGLPVMLKAEGGGGGRGIYEVYDMSQLEGAFTKASTLAQASFGNPRLFVEKLLTSVRHIEIQVIADRHGNVFAFDERDCTVQRNHQKLIEMTPSPWPGMTENRRARLKGYAEKLVKAVGYYSLATVEFLVDGEDNEYLIEVNTRLQVEHGITECRYGIDLVEEQIAIAFGAALRFNAADTLPVSHAVQVRINCEDPRHGFAPNSGLITRYISPGGPGVRLDSCISGGYAFPPHYDSAAALLIAYGRDWHKTLAIMDRALNEYVIGGLKTTIPFHRRIISHPRFISGEYDTRFIATTPNLMGYRDVEPEAMRLSRLVAEISARGFNPFVQLGEYRGPEDKRLGAFAPVLPSLENTPPETIYPRGDRRALLDYLRDSGRVHFTDTTARDITQSNSGNRFRLAEDKLIGPYLDQCGFFSIENGGGAHFHVAMMANMTYPFNEARSWNQFAPKTLKQILVRSTNLLGYKPQPKNLMRLTGEMICAHHDVIRCFDFLNHVDNMVPLAEVVMNSPANVFEPAVSLSWADGFDVPHYLGVVDAMVAMVADVIGLSGKAAARRFILGLKDMAGVCPPRFIRALVTAIREKYPELVIHYHRHFTDGLFVPAYGAAAQAGAHILDTAIGAAVRWYGQGEVLSTAAYIEEEMGLKTGLDKEAIRACNFVLKQIMPYYDRYTAPYFRGIDHDVVHHGMPGGATSSSQEGAMKQGYIHLLPYMLRFLAGTRRIVRYHDVTPGSQITWNTAFLAVTGAFQRGGEEEVRHLLWVLESVAGIPEESVNEALKKERLMLYRESNDAFRDLLMGRFGRLPLGFPPEWVYESVFGDKYRELLPQRTQASPLLSLAEIDIAAEETDLVRQIERDPTDEELVMYLNHPGDALKTIRFRQEFGNPNRLPLDVWFEGLRVDQEIVFNDSDGKPHRMAILDMAPVDPEGVSLVRYALDDETFAYPVKVAAATGAKVGALEMADRDNPSHVGSPSTGDLWVMYVKPGDMVKKGEELFNITIMKQEKAVAAAMDGIVERVLKTADFKHDKKMVPVREGELLVVLGPVPNKCAGCQAPIKEETFRFCPACGAAVA, from the coding sequence ATGATCAAAACATTTGAACAAATAGCGGCTGAAATTCGGGGCAAAAAAATCCTGGTGGCCAACCGGGGAATCACTGCCCGCAGAATCATTCGATCCATTCGGGAAGTATTCCATGCCGTTCCCGTACTCACGGTGACCGATGCGGACAAAACCGCGCCGTTTACCGCCGGCGCGCAGGAATTGATCCTTCTGGGTGAAAATCCCAGAGCCTATCTGGGCATCGACCGCATTATCGCCCTGGCGAAAAAACAAGGCGTCGCCGCCATTCATCCGGGATGGGGGTTTGCCTCGGAAGATGCCGGGTTTCCGCAAAAATGCCATGACGCGGATCTTCTGTTTATCGGCCCTACCGCCGACGCCATGCGGCTTCTGGGCAACAAGGTCAAGGTGCGGGAACTGGCCCGCAATATCGGAATTCCGGTAGTGCCCGGCTCCCCGGGCGCCGTCAGTATCGCCGAGGCCCGAAAGGTGGCGATGGACATGGGCCTGCCCGTGATGCTGAAAGCCGAAGGCGGCGGCGGCGGCAGAGGGATTTACGAGGTCTATGACATGTCGCAGTTGGAAGGCGCCTTTACCAAGGCCTCCACCCTGGCCCAGGCCTCCTTTGGCAATCCGCGCCTTTTTGTCGAAAAGCTGCTGACGTCCGTGCGCCACATCGAGATTCAGGTCATCGCGGACCGGCACGGCAATGTGTTCGCGTTTGACGAGCGGGACTGCACGGTCCAGCGCAACCACCAGAAACTGATCGAGATGACCCCGTCGCCCTGGCCCGGCATGACGGAGAATCGCCGCGCGCGGTTAAAAGGCTATGCCGAAAAACTGGTCAAGGCGGTAGGCTATTATTCACTGGCAACTGTGGAATTTCTGGTGGATGGGGAAGACAACGAATACCTGATCGAAGTCAATACGCGGCTTCAGGTGGAGCACGGCATCACGGAATGCCGGTACGGCATCGACCTGGTGGAAGAGCAGATCGCCATCGCGTTCGGCGCCGCGCTGCGGTTTAATGCCGCCGACACCCTTCCGGTCAGCCATGCGGTTCAGGTTCGAATCAATTGCGAGGATCCCCGGCACGGCTTTGCGCCCAATTCGGGATTGATCACGCGTTACATTTCTCCCGGCGGGCCCGGCGTGCGTCTGGATTCCTGTATCTCCGGCGGATATGCCTTTCCCCCGCACTATGATTCGGCGGCCGCCCTGTTGATCGCCTATGGCAGGGACTGGCATAAGACTCTTGCCATCATGGACCGGGCCTTAAACGAATACGTCATCGGCGGCCTGAAAACCACCATTCCGTTTCATCGAAGAATCATCAGCCATCCCCGATTTATATCCGGCGAATACGATACGCGCTTTATCGCGACCACGCCGAATCTGATGGGGTACCGGGATGTCGAGCCCGAGGCGATGCGCTTAAGCCGCCTGGTGGCCGAGATCTCGGCGCGGGGATTCAACCCCTTTGTTCAGCTCGGAGAGTATCGCGGACCCGAAGACAAGCGCCTGGGAGCCTTTGCGCCGGTGCTACCGTCCCTTGAGAATACACCCCCGGAAACGATTTATCCGCGCGGGGACCGCAGGGCCTTGCTGGATTATCTTCGCGATTCGGGTCGCGTTCATTTTACGGACACCACCGCGCGGGATATCACGCAATCCAACAGCGGCAACCGGTTCCGGCTGGCCGAGGATAAGCTGATCGGGCCGTATCTCGACCAATGCGGCTTTTTTTCCATTGAAAACGGCGGCGGCGCTCACTTTCACGTGGCCATGATGGCCAACATGACCTATCCCTTTAACGAGGCCAGAAGCTGGAACCAGTTCGCCCCGAAAACGTTGAAACAAATCCTGGTCCGGTCCACCAACCTGCTCGGATATAAACCCCAGCCCAAAAATCTCATGCGGCTGACCGGCGAGATGATCTGCGCGCATCATGACGTGATCCGGTGCTTTGATTTTTTAAATCATGTGGACAACATGGTGCCGCTGGCGGAGGTTGTGATGAATTCGCCCGCAAACGTCTTTGAACCGGCCGTGTCCTTATCCTGGGCCGACGGGTTTGACGTGCCCCATTACCTGGGGGTCGTGGACGCCATGGTGGCCATGGTGGCCGATGTGATCGGCCTGTCCGGTAAAGCGGCGGCCCGCCGGTTCATTCTCGGGTTAAAGGATATGGCCGGGGTTTGCCCGCCCCGTTTTATTCGGGCGCTGGTGACGGCCATTCGGGAAAAATATCCCGAACTGGTCATTCATTACCATCGGCATTTCACGGACGGGCTTTTTGTACCGGCCTATGGGGCCGCCGCCCAAGCCGGAGCGCATATTCTGGACACGGCCATCGGCGCGGCCGTGCGCTGGTACGGCCAGGGGGAGGTGCTTTCCACGGCCGCTTATATCGAGGAAGAAATGGGGCTTAAAACCGGTCTTGATAAAGAAGCGATTCGGGCCTGCAACTTCGTGCTCAAACAGATCATGCCCTACTATGACCGGTACACGGCGCCCTATTTCCGCGGCATTGACCATGATGTCGTGCATCACGGCATGCCGGGAGGCGCCACCTCCTCATCGCAGGAAGGCGCCATGAAACAGGGCTATATTCATCTATTGCCGTACATGTTGCGGTTTCTGGCCGGCACGCGCCGGATTGTCCGGTATCACGATGTCACGCCCGGCTCGCAGATCACCTGGAATACCGCCTTTTTAGCCGTAACCGGTGCGTTTCAGCGAGGGGGAGAAGAAGAAGTGCGCCATCTCTTGTGGGTTCTGGAATCGGTGGCCGGCATACCGGAAGAGAGCGTGAATGAAGCGCTTAAAAAAGAGCGGCTGATGTTATACCGGGAAAGCAATGACGCGTTCCGGGATCTTCTCATGGGCCGGTTTGGCCGGTTGCCCCTGGGCTTTCCGCCGGAGTGGGTCTATGAAAGCGTCTTTGGCGACAAATACCGCGAGCTGTTGCCCCAGCGGACGCAGGCCTCTCCCCTCTTATCCCTGGCCGAAATCGATATTGCGGCCGAGGAAACCGATCTGGTCCGCCAGATCGAGCGGGATCCCACGGACGAGGAGTTGGTCATGTATCTGAACCATCCGGGCGATGCCTTAAAAACGATCCGCTTCCGTCAGGAATTCGGCAACCCGAACCGGCTGCCACTGGATGTCTGGTTCGAGGGGCTCAGGGTTGATCAGGAAATCGTCTTTAATGACAGCGACGGCAAACCCCACCGCATGGCCATTCTGGATATGGCGCCGGTTGATCCGGAAGGGGTGAGCCTGGTGCGATACGCCCTGGATGATGAAACCTTTGCCTACCCGGTCAAGGTGGCAGCCGCCACGGGCGCCAAGGTGGGCGCCCTTGAAATGGCGGACCGGGACAACCCGAGCCATGTGGGCTCTCCCAGCACCGGCGATCTGTGGGTCATGTATGTGAAACCCGGGGATATGGTGAAAAAAGGGGAGGAATTGTTCAACATCACCATCATGAAACAGGAAAAGGCGGTGGCTGCGGCCATGGATGGCATTGTTGAACGGGTCCTTAAGACGGCCGATTTCAAACATGACAAAAAGATGGTGCCGGTGCGGGAAGGGGAGTTGCTCGTGGTGCTGGGGCCTGTGCCGAATAAATGCGCGGGCTGTCAAGCCCCGATCAAGGAAGAAACCTTTCGGTTCTGTCCGGCGTGCGGTGCGGCTGTGGCATAA
- a CDS encoding FAD-dependent oxidoreductase: MKNDNVMRYVIIGASAAGMAAAQTIRETDCRGRVTILTEESDPPYFRPLIPYLISGKKSAAQMMLSGKGPYTAGDITVNTGVRVAGIDGAQKIVRTAKGMEIPFDRLLIATGSRPHLPPEIENTAATGVFTMRTLAHARAASVRAETARHAVMLGGGLLNLKTAFALLEKGIRVTLVVFSPEVLSQLMEPRDAARIRAALDAAGLKILTGKRATAVISGAGGVQGVLLNDGERLACEMVFIGKGGLPNTGFLKESQLCMDGGVVADRHTATSDANIFAAGDVAVTFDPVTQARVNTGLWTNAVEMGRCAGFNMAGQKTVYSGTFGIMNATQIANEPFVSMGVVHTLGTAYETHIASGKNFYRKIVFSPDGARLAGAVLSGNITGAGLLRLVMRERKPVAAFKHAVINGTLNYGHFLR; the protein is encoded by the coding sequence ATGAAAAATGACAATGTGATGCGATATGTCATCATCGGCGCCAGCGCGGCCGGTATGGCGGCGGCGCAGACGATTCGTGAAACCGATTGCCGGGGGCGGGTGACGATTCTTACCGAAGAATCCGATCCGCCTTATTTCAGGCCGCTTATTCCCTATCTGATCAGCGGCAAAAAAAGCGCCGCGCAGATGATGCTCTCGGGAAAAGGCCCCTATACGGCAGGGGACATAACGGTCAACACCGGCGTTCGGGTGGCCGGTATCGATGGCGCTCAAAAAATCGTCCGAACGGCCAAGGGTATGGAAATTCCGTTTGACCGGTTGTTGATCGCCACGGGGTCTCGCCCCCATCTGCCGCCGGAAATTGAAAACACCGCTGCAACCGGCGTGTTTACCATGAGAACGCTTGCGCATGCCCGGGCTGCGTCGGTTCGCGCCGAAACTGCCCGGCATGCCGTCATGCTCGGCGGCGGTCTGTTAAATCTCAAGACCGCCTTTGCCCTTCTGGAAAAGGGCATTCGGGTGACGCTCGTGGTGTTTTCCCCGGAAGTACTCTCGCAACTCATGGAACCGCGGGATGCCGCACGCATTCGCGCGGCCCTTGATGCTGCGGGGTTAAAGATTCTGACCGGTAAACGCGCGACCGCCGTTATTTCCGGTGCCGGCGGGGTGCAGGGGGTGTTGTTGAATGACGGAGAGCGCCTTGCTTGCGAGATGGTCTTCATCGGAAAAGGGGGGTTGCCCAACACCGGCTTCTTAAAAGAGAGCCAACTTTGCATGGACGGCGGCGTGGTGGCGGACCGGCACACCGCCACCAGCGATGCGAATATTTTTGCGGCCGGCGATGTGGCCGTGACCTTTGATCCGGTAACGCAGGCAAGGGTCAATACCGGCCTTTGGACCAACGCCGTTGAAATGGGCCGGTGCGCCGGGTTCAACATGGCCGGACAAAAGACCGTATATAGTGGCACCTTCGGCATCATGAACGCCACCCAGATCGCCAATGAACCCTTTGTTTCCATGGGCGTGGTGCATACGCTGGGCACAGCCTATGAAACCCATATTGCTTCAGGAAAGAATTTTTACCGGAAAATCGTCTTTAGCCCGGACGGCGCCCGCCTGGCCGGAGCGGTGCTTTCCGGTAATATCACGGGCGCGGGGCTGTTGCGGCTGGTGATGCGGGAGCGAAAACCCGTGGCCGCGTTCAAGCACGCCGTCATCAACGGAACCTTGAATTATGGGCATTTTCTAAGGTAG
- a CDS encoding 4Fe-4S dicluster domain-containing protein, translating to MMSEPKEIFVKLDQCMGCHTCELACAVAHSESKTLYGALLERSVPQKRIYVEWAPPNRPVPILCRHCEEAPCLHACISGAIFRSAEGVVRSDPDRCIGCWTCVMVCPYGVIGRHLQEQKAYKCDRCPDLKMPACVTACPTKALVYRSAATHAKEIRQTAAFKITAGSGA from the coding sequence ATGATGTCCGAGCCAAAAGAAATATTCGTGAAACTCGATCAGTGCATGGGGTGTCACACATGTGAGTTGGCGTGTGCGGTGGCCCATTCCGAATCAAAGACATTATACGGCGCGTTGCTTGAGCGGTCTGTTCCCCAAAAGCGGATTTATGTGGAGTGGGCGCCGCCGAACAGGCCCGTGCCGATCTTATGCCGCCATTGCGAGGAGGCGCCCTGCCTGCATGCCTGCATCAGCGGTGCGATTTTCCGATCGGCCGAGGGCGTGGTGCGAAGTGATCCGGACCGGTGTATCGGTTGCTGGACTTGTGTGATGGTGTGTCCGTACGGTGTTATCGGGCGGCATTTGCAGGAACAAAAGGCCTATAAATGCGACCGATGTCCGGATCTCAAGATGCCGGCCTGTGTAACGGCCTGTCCCACGAAAGCGTTGGTTTACAGATCCGCTGCAACGCATGCCAAAGAGATTCGGCAAACGGCCGCATTCAAAATAACGGCCGGAAGCGGGGCGTAA
- the cooS gene encoding anaerobic carbon-monoxide dehydrogenase catalytic subunit, protein MSTGNGMEKSLDPAVNQMIAKAKAEEISSVWDRYEAMKPQCGFGDTGLCCRHCLQGPCRIDPFGNGPATGICGATADVMVARGLDRAIAAGTAAHSGHAKHLAHTLMKMAIGKASAYGIKDAVKLKAVATRLGIAVSGREDIDIARDVAAAALADFHEKDTPVLWAATVVNKERVDVLTRLGIVPKGIDHEISEIMHRTLYGVDADAVNLLLAGLRCAVADLAGCYMGTDLADILFGTPQPVVSEANLGTLKKGSVNIALHGHNPVVSEVIVAAAAGMAEKAKAVGAAGINLVGVCCTGNEILMRHGIPACTHSVSQEMALVTGAVDAMVVDYQCIMPSMATVAECMGTTVITTMDLAKITGTEHVAFSEESALETSRRIIDIAIENFKRRRNRPVDIPDFKEKVIAGFSVEAIVAALAKLDADAPLKPLVDNIVAGNIRGVCLFAGCNNVKVPQDRNFVTIAKKLLKENVLVLATGCGAGALMRHGFMDPANVPELCGERLAAVLTAIGKANGLGGPLPPVLHMGSCVDNSRAVAMAVAVARYLGVDTAKLPVVASAPEAVSEKAVSIGAYAVAAGLPTHVGVMLPVLGSPLVTEVLTEKLKDLTGGYFIVDLDPESSAIKLIAAIDERRKGLGL, encoded by the coding sequence ATGTCAACCGGAAATGGAATGGAAAAGAGCCTGGATCCGGCGGTAAACCAAATGATCGCCAAGGCGAAAGCCGAAGAAATCAGTTCCGTGTGGGACCGCTATGAGGCCATGAAGCCCCAGTGCGGGTTCGGAGATACCGGACTGTGCTGCCGGCATTGCCTTCAGGGCCCTTGCCGCATCGACCCCTTCGGCAATGGTCCCGCCACCGGAATTTGCGGGGCCACGGCGGATGTCATGGTGGCCCGGGGGCTTGATCGGGCCATTGCGGCGGGCACGGCGGCCCACTCCGGGCATGCCAAGCACCTGGCCCACACCCTGATGAAAATGGCCATCGGAAAAGCATCCGCTTATGGCATCAAAGATGCGGTTAAACTTAAAGCCGTGGCCACCCGGCTCGGTATCGCCGTGAGCGGCCGGGAAGACATTGATATCGCCCGGGATGTCGCGGCTGCGGCCCTGGCCGATTTTCATGAAAAAGATACCCCGGTGTTGTGGGCCGCCACCGTGGTCAACAAGGAGCGCGTGGACGTATTGACCCGCCTGGGGATTGTTCCCAAGGGCATTGATCACGAAATTTCGGAGATCATGCACCGCACGCTTTATGGTGTGGACGCCGATGCGGTCAACCTGTTGCTCGCGGGTCTTCGGTGCGCGGTGGCGGATCTGGCCGGATGCTATATGGGCACGGATCTGGCCGATATTCTGTTCGGAACCCCGCAACCGGTGGTTTCTGAAGCCAACCTGGGCACGCTGAAAAAAGGAAGCGTCAATATCGCGCTTCACGGACATAACCCGGTGGTCTCCGAAGTGATTGTGGCCGCGGCGGCGGGCATGGCGGAAAAAGCAAAGGCGGTCGGCGCCGCCGGCATCAACCTGGTAGGGGTGTGCTGCACGGGAAACGAGATCCTGATGCGCCATGGTATTCCGGCCTGCACGCATTCGGTGAGCCAGGAGATGGCCCTTGTGACCGGCGCCGTGGATGCCATGGTGGTGGATTACCAATGCATCATGCCGTCGATGGCCACGGTGGCCGAGTGCATGGGTACCACCGTGATTACGACCATGGACCTGGCCAAGATCACCGGCACCGAGCATGTGGCGTTCTCCGAGGAATCGGCGCTTGAAACCTCCAGGCGCATCATCGACATCGCCATCGAAAATTTCAAACGCAGACGGAATCGCCCGGTCGATATTCCGGATTTCAAGGAAAAGGTGATCGCCGGGTTTTCGGTGGAAGCCATTGTGGCGGCGCTTGCCAAACTCGATGCCGATGCGCCGTTAAAGCCGCTGGTGGACAACATCGTGGCGGGCAATATCCGTGGCGTGTGTCTCTTTGCCGGGTGTAACAACGTCAAGGTTCCTCAGGACAGAAATTTTGTCACGATCGCCAAAAAGCTGCTGAAGGAAAACGTGCTGGTGCTGGCCACCGGATGCGGCGCGGGTGCGCTGATGCGGCATGGATTCATGGACCCTGCCAACGTGCCTGAATTGTGTGGCGAAAGGCTTGCCGCCGTGCTGACCGCGATCGGGAAAGCAAACGGCCTTGGCGGCCCCTTGCCCCCCGTGCTTCATATGGGCTCTTGCGTGGATAACTCCCGTGCCGTGGCCATGGCGGTGGCCGTGGCCCGGTATCTGGGCGTGGATACGGCCAAGTTGCCTGTCGTGGCTTCCGCGCCCGAGGCGGTTTCTGAAAAGGCCGTCTCCATTGGCGCCTATGCTGTGGCGGCCGGGTTGCCGACCCATGTCGGGGTGATGTTGCCGGTGTTGGGTAGCCCGTTGGTCACCGAAGTGCTCACCGAAAAATTAAAGGATCTGACCGGCGGCTATTTCATCGTGGATCTGGATCCGGAATCCTCGGCGATCAAGCTTATCGCCGCCATTGATGAGCGAAGGAAAGGTCTGGGGCTTTAA
- a CDS encoding AI-2E family transporter, which yields MDRPVLNKVVLFLVVLLISLLFISMIRQFLMVILVTGIFSAMAQPIFRRFLKWFNGRKNASAAATLAFILLIIFLPLAGLLGIVAGQAIKISNSVKPWIEQRIKEPTAFDELMQSVPYYDQVKSYQDVILEKAGALVGKMSTFLFDSLQTVTLSTVNFIFLFFVFLYTMFFFLKEGDQILNKMLYYLPLTDEDERRMLDRFTSVTRATIKGTLVIGLIQGTFAGLAFWVVGIDSALFWATIMTVLSIIPAVGSALIWFPAAIILAAGGHFVQAIGLMLFCGLLVGSVDNLLRPRFVGKDTQMHELLIFFGTLGGISLFGLIGFIIGPIIAALFTTVWDIYGVTFKEYLPEVKIKS from the coding sequence ATGGACCGTCCGGTGCTCAATAAAGTGGTTTTGTTTCTCGTGGTGCTTTTGATTTCGCTGCTCTTTATCTCCATGATTCGCCAGTTTCTGATGGTGATACTGGTAACCGGCATTTTTTCCGCCATGGCGCAGCCCATTTTTCGACGGTTTTTAAAGTGGTTTAACGGCCGAAAGAACGCAAGCGCCGCTGCAACGCTGGCCTTTATTTTACTGATCATATTTTTGCCCCTTGCCGGGCTGCTGGGCATCGTCGCCGGCCAGGCGATAAAGATCAGCAACTCCGTCAAGCCCTGGATTGAGCAGCGAATAAAAGAGCCTACCGCCTTTGACGAGCTGATGCAATCCGTGCCGTATTATGATCAGGTCAAATCCTACCAGGATGTGATTCTGGAAAAAGCGGGCGCACTGGTGGGAAAGATGAGCACCTTTCTCTTTGACAGCCTGCAAACGGTCACCCTGTCCACTGTGAACTTCATTTTCCTGTTTTTCGTTTTTCTTTACACCATGTTCTTTTTTTTAAAGGAAGGCGATCAGATTCTGAACAAAATGCTTTATTATCTGCCGCTGACGGATGAGGACGAGCGCCGAATGCTGGATCGATTTACTTCGGTTACCCGGGCCACCATCAAGGGAACGCTGGTGATCGGCCTCATTCAAGGTACATTTGCCGGCTTGGCCTTTTGGGTGGTCGGCATCGATAGCGCCCTTTTTTGGGCCACCATCATGACCGTGCTTTCGATCATACCGGCGGTGGGCTCGGCCCTGATTTGGTTTCCGGCGGCTATTATTCTGGCCGCGGGCGGACATTTTGTTCAGGCGATCGGCCTGATGCTGTTTTGCGGGCTTTTGGTTGGAAGCGTGGATAATTTGCTTCGTCCCCGCTTCGTGGGGAAAGATACCCAAATGCACGAGCTGCTAATTTTTTTCGGCACCCTGGGAGGGATCAGTCTCTTCGGTCTCATCGGTTTTATTATCGGCCCCATTATCGCCGCTTTGTTTACCACGGTTTGGGATATTTACGGGGTGACGTTCAAGGAATACCTTCCGGAAGTAAAGATAAAAAGTTAA
- a CDS encoding rhodanese-like domain-containing protein yields the protein MKDEKIKAMWPEELKEYMQREREEDYLLVDVRQPQEYEVEHIPGALLIPLPQVMKDVTRVPVNKNLIFYCAHGIRSRVAAERCADSGRHPHAIYSLTGGIAAWEAQVVTDVPKLEIFNDLSAPTDWVKTAMNLEKGAFLFYDYVIKKCTDTDLVKALVDISVMETAHARLIYNLFPRDERSTEMFQDVYGALSGDIVEGGQPLSELCRQLEAMPGPFMTNALEMALRIEYAAYDLYRSLADQSEDERIQKALLNLSQAEKKHVDRVARLFENAF from the coding sequence ATGAAAGATGAAAAGATCAAGGCCATGTGGCCCGAAGAGCTTAAAGAATACATGCAGCGGGAGCGGGAAGAGGATTATCTTCTGGTGGATGTCCGTCAGCCGCAGGAGTATGAGGTTGAGCATATTCCGGGCGCCTTGCTGATCCCGCTGCCGCAGGTAATGAAAGATGTCACGCGGGTGCCGGTGAATAAGAATCTTATCTTTTATTGCGCGCACGGCATTCGCTCGCGGGTCGCCGCGGAACGCTGCGCGGACAGCGGGCGACATCCGCATGCCATTTACAGCCTTACCGGCGGCATTGCCGCCTGGGAAGCGCAAGTGGTGACGGATGTTCCAAAACTGGAGATTTTTAACGATCTGTCGGCTCCCACGGATTGGGTCAAAACGGCAATGAATCTTGAAAAGGGCGCATTTCTTTTTTATGACTATGTCATTAAAAAATGCACGGACACGGACCTGGTCAAGGCGTTGGTAGACATCAGCGTCATGGAAACCGCCCATGCCCGGTTGATTTACAACCTTTTCCCCCGGGATGAGCGTTCCACCGAGATGTTTCAGGATGTTTACGGCGCGCTTTCCGGCGATATCGTGGAAGGGGGGCAACCGCTTTCCGAACTTTGCCGCCAACTGGAAGCCATGCCCGGCCCGTTTATGACAAATGCCCTGGAGATGGCGCTTCGTATCGAATATGCGGCCTATGATTTGTATCGAAGCTTGGCCGATCAGAGCGAGGATGAGCGCATTCAAAAGGCGCTGCTGAACCTGTCCCAGGCGGAGAAAAAGCATGTAGACCGGGTGGCTCGCCTTTTCGAAAACGCGTTTTAA
- a CDS encoding formylglycine-generating enzyme family protein — MADIITNRIGMELMLVPAGTFIMGGDWEADQADENELPKHTVQLKKPFYIGKFAVTQSQWQAVMGQNPSHFIGSDRPVETVSHSDALVFIKKINKLERPRAYRLPTEAQWEYAARAGSHSTFCFGVDPANLPRYAWYQKNSGGETHPVGRLLPNAWGLYDMHGNVHEWCADWFDRNYYAQSPLLDPQGPKKGLARVLRGGDWGSAEPWYCRCAIRSLSSADRRSPRVGFRVAMIS, encoded by the coding sequence ATGGCCGATATCATCACTAACCGCATCGGTATGGAACTGATGTTGGTACCGGCCGGCACGTTTATCATGGGCGGGGACTGGGAGGCCGATCAGGCCGACGAGAATGAGCTGCCGAAGCACACGGTTCAACTTAAAAAACCGTTTTATATTGGCAAATTCGCGGTGACCCAATCCCAGTGGCAGGCCGTGATGGGGCAAAATCCCAGTCACTTTATCGGCTCGGACCGGCCCGTGGAAACCGTGTCTCATTCAGATGCGTTGGTGTTTATCAAAAAAATTAACAAATTGGAGCGCCCGCGGGCCTACAGGCTGCCTACCGAAGCCCAATGGGAATACGCCGCTAGGGCGGGTTCCCATAGCACCTTCTGCTTCGGCGTCGATCCAGCCAACCTTCCCCGATACGCCTGGTATCAAAAAAACAGTGGCGGCGAAACGCATCCGGTGGGGCGATTACTGCCCAATGCGTGGGGGCTGTACGACATGCACGGTAATGTTCACGAGTGGTGTGCGGACTGGTTTGACCGAAACTATTATGCCCAGAGCCCGCTCCTTGATCCTCAAGGTCCGAAAAAAGGACTGGCGCGTGTGCTAAGAGGCGGGGACTGGGGATCTGCCGAACCATGGTACTGCCGGTGCGCCATTCGCAGCCTCAGCTCTGCGGACCGCCGCAGCCCCCGGGTTGGATTTCGGGTGGCAATGATTTCATAG